The Hoplias malabaricus isolate fHopMal1 chromosome X2, fHopMal1.hap1, whole genome shotgun sequence genomic interval GACGGACTCCAGACTTAAATAAAGAaatgggagaggaaaaaaaaaataagaaaaaggaaatgggtagaaaagaaaataaaacacatctgCAGTCTACTTTGGCTTAACTCAAGGTGAAGAGGCACagcgaaagaaagaaagaaaaaaaacccaacagaatcacaatgttttctttaaaaggtTTCAACCATGAATAGGATCTGTTGAAGTTTTTACGTTTCAGCAGTCATGACAGTGGAGAACGGTGGGTTGTGGTGGACCACGGTGCTTCTGCAGCGCATCATGCAAACAAAGTAGAGACCCACGCTGTCCTTGGTAGTACCTCTTCAGCACTGGAGTTACACTAAATGACCAATGGTTTCCTTATTTTGCTTCTCTCTGAGcacaaataagaaaaatgtcCATCTCTCATGTCCTGCAAGAGTCCTTCTGAAGCTTCAGTCCATGTGGATGTGATACAGGACCCTGTACAGGAGAGAAACAGGCACACCTTTATTTCTCTTGGAAGTGCTGAGATGCTAAAACTGCTCAAACCTCTCAAACCGCAAACCACACAGAACCAGTTCCAAGCTGAAATAACAAATCATTTTTTCTTGCTGTGCCCATACCACCCAGTCAAAGTTTCATAGAACTATAGTTTTACAGAATAGCTGCTTTGTCGTTTAGTAAAAACAGATCAAAAACACGATACCAAATATAGCTAATACAGCTTAATGGCTTTTAAAGCAATACTTTTTGCTCCTTCAGCAGATCACGCTGGGCAGTGCATGCAGAAAAACTATGAATAAGTCAATGAGCAGCCAACTAACAAAAGCACCACCAAAGTGGAACATTCTAGTTTACCTCAAGAGGCTCCACTGTGACGAGTCCTAGGAGGAGCTATGTGTTCTATCAAATATATGACCTACATCAATCAGCcaaaactttaaaattacattccTATAGTTATCCATTACGTTAACCACAATTGCCATAcagatgcactttgtagttttacgattacagattgtagtccatctgatGCTCAGCATACTTCGTTAGCCCACTTTCATCTGTCTTGCAATTTCCAGGATTCCTTCAATGGTTACGGTGTTGTATGAGTGGATctaaaacagcagtgctgctgaaatttgTAAATCCCTCAATGTCACTGAGGATGACCAACAGATGAGCTATCTCTAACTTTACGTCTGTAAGGTGGACTAACAAGTTTGGTGTGggtaacagagtggacagtgagtgggcacagtttttaaaaactccagcagcactgctgtgtctgatccatgtgTACCatggtggtcctctgggggtcctgacctttaaaggacagggtgaaaggtggctaaccaagtatgcagagcaacagatggactagaaTCTGTAATGGAGTAATTTAAGTGAACTATTAAAGATGACTTTTTTCACCCATATGGCTACAGCaaaatgtgtattaaatatgAAACATCTTTCAAAACTGATGATGCAGTCCATCACAATGAAATACTTGAGTCATCATATATTCCTAAAAACATTTACCTGTGTCAGCCAGTCTCAGCCTCTTATTGGTCACTGCTGTTTTAATCCATCCTTTGGGTTTGCTCAAGTATCCAATCAGGTGacccttttttttgtttttgttttttttttttgtttttgtggaagCATCCATCCAAGTCAAGTTTGGTATCCAGTTCATTTAAAGCAATTCATGCTCAACAGGCAGTGTGTAGAAAATTTCACCACCCACAGTTTTATCCACTACGCAGTTTTGCTGGGGGTCCATTTCACTTGGCATTTTGTCCTTGTTTCCCCCCAGCCAAACACACAATAATGCACTTGTTGAAACATCCAGTACAGTCATGATATACAAGGTCCCCTCAAGCCATTCCGCTCTCCTTCTACACAGTGGGAGTGAAATAAAGGTTTGGTttttggggagagagagaaatgagccATTCTCTTTTCACATTCTCAAAACCCATAAAAATCAGCAAGTCTCACTTTTCATCAGTCCAAATGTTGcagaaaaaagcagaaaaatttGTAAAAGTCTTTTAAATTACAAACAACATCACAATATATTAGTGCTTTGAGTCTCGAGACATTCCGAGAGAAAAAGACAACATGAAAAAATATCTGAAACCGAGCTGTATAGAAAGTCTGATTGTTTCTCTTATGTCAGTATCCATTCgctatttctttattttacagtttccttcattgtttttttcttctcctctcttcttttttcaCACTTTCTCCTCCTCAGGTTTCACCGCCTGAGAGAAAAGCATGATTGTCATCTAGCGCAAAGTTCTGATTTGTCCAAAATCCtttttcttctccctctcttctcgcaaaaaagtgaaataaatcCAGACCCCTTCACTTGCCTCAAGCCAAAAAGCTGTGCTTTAGAATGAAAGCAATGCAGATCCTTTCACTTGTCAGTTATTTTATTGAGGCCCAATTATCCAGTCGCTGAGCTGTACCTTATGTTATATTTGCTGACCACTTTGGACGTGGGCCTGCCGTCGTGttgtttaaaatacaaaaaaagacCTGCTCTGTTAAGATGCATTGAAGCAAGGCTAGCAGTGAAGCTTGTGTCCTTGCGAAATAGAAATGACCTAACTAGTGCTGAAaaggacaacaacaacaaaaaaacatacacagccTTAGCTGGACAGCGTCTTCAGAGAGAGAACGGTCTGAAtggagaaagagcgagagaaatCAATGATAGAGTAAGAGAGGGTGTTTCTCCGTGAAGGAGGGAGGTAGGTGAGGTTGTTTCGGGGTCACGTTGCGACCTTTACACACTGGACTCTTCAGGATTAGCGTCAGGCAGCACGCTCCTTTGCTGTAGGGTCCTCCtcagttcctccttaaatgTGCTGGTGTACTCATTCTCTCGGCTGCTCAAGCCCAGTGCGCTGGCTCCACTTATTCCTCCACTGGCTCCGCTCCTTTCCTCCCCACCTACGCTCAGGTTGAGCCGGACGTAGCCGTTAGAGCTGGAGCCGCGGATATTTGTCAGACTCAGCCGGCTGGGGGAATGTAGGGGCTGACCAGGGATAGCGCTAGGAGAGGACGAAGTGCCGGTCGGACACATGGCATGGCCAGGCACAATCTTTAATGACCCATCGGAGCAGTAATAATTAGCGCCTGTCTCCCAGAAGCGGTCCTCGTCGTTAGCCATCTTGCTGGGCACCAAAGTGGGAGGCTCCTTGGGTAAAGTGATGGGGTAGACCAGCGTGCTCTCCAGGGGCTTCATCTCAGCACCTTTCCCCAGAGCCAACTTCAGCCTTCTCCGCAGGTACAGGGCCATGATGAGCAGCATTAGGCAGGCGGCACCCAGAGTGATGACCAGGACCCAGAACAGACCCATGCTGGCGTCCGGCACTCGGGCCTCCATGAAGACCGGAGCACTGGCCACCACAGCCACCTGAGAGAAAGAAACATTGATGAGGAATGTGATGATTAAAGTGAGTTTTGTTTAGGCACCCATTCCAATTCATGGGTCACACAGGACAGGGCGCCAATCCATCAGAGTGTTTCACACGCTCATCAACCAACTAGCCAAACCACCCACCAACATGCGTCTTTTTGGACTgagagaggaaacccacacagacacagggagaacacaactgtGCTGCCCTCCATTGTAATACAGCTATAATACAGCAGCTGTGGAATTACAGTATAACTCCACTACAATAAGGCTACCATACCTATATATTACATCTGCAGTATAGCTGCTAAACTGGTTATGttggttttaaatgtatattatagTTAATGCAAATATGCTCAACAAATACATCATCAGTTGAcgatttatttaataataataaaaaaataatcctcATCAAAACCCACCTGGTAGCGCTCCGTCTGGAATTTCACTCCTCGTTCCTCTGAGTAACAGACATAGCGCCCCACCTGCGGTGCACCAGCCTGTGGGACCACCAGTGCACTAAGAGCCTGGTCAAAACGAGGCCCCCCAGACTCCTCATCAGGGGACAGTGGCAGCTCATTGTCATTCAGAAACCAGGACGGCTGAGCCAGGTTGGACACGAGCTGACAGGGGAGGACCAAATCAGATCCCACAACCACAGTCACGTTCCGTAAACGGGAATGTTCTGGAAAAAGGAGAAGATATAATAggtaagattaaaaaaaaaaaaaaagtctgaactACTTGTGCACCTGGTGTGAACACTGATGGATAGCTTCTAGAAGCTCCACAGCAACATGAGTGGTAAAATTAAATCacaccctcacagcaatgttctaacatcCCAGCAGAGCAAATGGGGGCAGAGTTCATAATGACTCATAGTGACTTTAAAAAGATCggcaggtgtctacaaattcTGGCCACATTTTGGCACTCCAGTATTGCAGCAATCATATCAAGGATGACTGTAACTCACTGGTGGAAACATACTAGCATTTTTATACTAAAACATGAGTACTTTAACTAGTCAAcaagtaaatattaataatataaacagGCCTTAATGCACACATGTCTATGGTAACAGTAATATGGTATATGTTAATATTCAGACATTCGGCATTAACCCCATTGAGCTGGCCCTCATATACACAatgaccagcagggggcagtagGAGCTCACCAGGGCTAGGGATGGAGACGGGCTTCTCAAACTTGGCTTTGGATTTAAACCTCTCCAGCATGAGGTCCTGAGTCAGAGTGGACATGGACCTGCAGGTGGACAGGTACAGATATATTGAtaaacaacagacacacacacatatatgtatatttatgtatgtatgtatgtatgcgtatctgtatatatgtgtgtacatAATTATGTAGAGAGGAGAAGAGATTAAGAACAGAGGAtaggagggaaagagaaaaagagggaagaATAAAGACAAGATAAAGGGAAGATAAAGTGAATATGTATAGTAAGGGGGATCAATCTGAGAAAGGAGAAAAGTAGAGGAGGAGAAAACGGGAGCGAAAAGATAAGGAGAGTATAGGCTATGGCGTCATATAGGGCAAAGGATGattgtgtgagagacagagctgaTTGGAGGATTTAGAGATAAAGACGTGTGTTTGCGtgcacgtttgtgtgtgtgtgtgtgtgtgtgtgtgtgtgtgtgtgtgtacccccGGTGGAGGTCGATCCGAACACAGGCTCGTCCCTCACTGTCCCAGGCACAGTACGGATCTCTGGACAAAAGGCAGTCCGGCTGAGACTGATACCGGCTACAATTAGCCAAGGGCAACTGAAGAACCTCTGACCTCGAGCCTATATATAAATACTTCTAGACAGTGAGAAAGATGGGGGcacagaatgaaagagagagagagagagagagagagagagagagagagagagagagagagagagggagaaaaatgtTGAGAACGAAAAATATTAGGATAATAATTTTCAGCCTTTAACACCTTAACACAACCTGGTTTTCCTGCGCTGTTCCATTTTTAGCAACACTTTTAGCAAAGCTGGTTAGCAGCGGTgggtcaacacacacaaacttgatAAGATTGATAAGGATCAGTGAGAAACAGACATTAAAACgttctgaatgtgtgtgcaaGTGCATATGTGCTCTATACATTAGTTAGCCACATGATTAATACCAATGATGTGTATGAAAAGTGAATAACACTAATTATCACATTACAGTGTCACCTGTCAGGGGGTGGGATATACAAACCTTGTTTCCAAAATGTTGGGATGCTTTGCaaagcataaataaaaacagaatgcaatgatgcgaaaaaaaactttaaaccctatatttattttaaaatagtatGCAGAAAATAAATGGGAATATAATGCAAAAATTCAAGAACAATGCTTCTCAATGTAAAATAGTAATGAACCCGAGGATTGCTTCATCTACAGTACATAAGATGATTAAAAGTTTGAGAGAACCTAGAGAAAGCTTTACTTGCAAgggacaaggcccaaaaccaaCAGTGGGTGGTTGCGATCTTCAGGCCTTCAGAAGCCACtgcattaaaatacaaataatattctATAGCGGAAATGACTTCATGGGCTCAGAAATATTTCCCAAAAACTCTGTCTATGAACACAGTTCATTTATGCATCCTGAAATCcaatgtaaaatgtgataatgcaacaaagattcattcattcagtcattaacCGTAACTGTTTATCCCATTCCGGTGGGTCCGTAGACTAAGAAGAAACCCTATAAATAAAGAAAGTCCTGAAATACTATCACCTTTTTTGGACCtaagctcatttaagatggactgaggcTAAATGGAATAGCATTTTTTTTGTCAGTCAAATCAACATTTGaaattcttttttcattttcctcaATTCATGGACATCCTCTGGGCTAgtacagttcaaaagccagcatccgtGAAGATAAGGAGGTACAGTATAGTGCACTTGGCTTGGGTGacatgcacatctgtgaaggcaccgttaatgctgaatgatatgcATAGGAGGCAGGAAATATGGGCGTAAGGTCCTGAGACACTTTGACAAGGGCGGAATTGTGATGGTCAGGGTATCTCCTAAAGTGCAGGTCTTGAGGTGGTGTTCTCTGTATGCAGGGCCTAGTACTGAACAAAATTTGTCATGGGTCCCAAGGCTCATCTGGTCTAATCCCATGGAGGAGCTAGTGTGGCGCATGCTGCTGTAAAGTTAATGCTGGCTCTGACAGACAGGTTTCAGTGCACACAGTGCCTTGCAGGTTGCTGTGTAGGGGCTGTGTGCCCATACTGATTCCTTCACTCCTAGGTGCATCAAATCAAATGACCACACAGTCAGAGTAGTAGGAAATTCTGGAGCTGGTCACcatactcaatgccaagcattggTTAAAAGGGTTTAAAGCCTGAATCATTTTTACTATAAAGAAATTTTGTATGTTGGCTATGTCTGCACCTTGATTAATCAAAACACATTCTGAGCGTCTCATCTGGAACTGATTGGTCAAGATGCTTAGGGCACATAAATATAGCTCCACtgtgattagtgtgtgtgtttgtgtgtgtttttcactgtGGTCAGTGTTACCTTGCTGTGTGAGATTGTCAGGCTATCCACTGGCTGTGGAGAAACAAAGAGCTGAATCTCTTCAATTACGTGAGCTTCTGACATCAGAATGACCACACGCTGCAGCCAGCCGTCCGCTACAGATAAACACAGACAACAGAGAGATATGAGGCACAGATAAATGACAGCGATAAATAGGGAAAGGAAGAGAAGGGAAGGAAGGAGAAGAAAAGCAAGAATAGACAAGACAAGAGAAGAGAGAACGTCTATTAGCGGAACATGGGTGTCTGTAGGTCTGTCACTGAGAACCAGGTTACACACATTATCTCCAGCACAATTGAATCAGATCCAGCTGAACTGTGACcaaatgtgtgtgagtctgagtgtgtgactgtgtgtgtgtgcgcacgagTGTGAGAGATTTGAGGggatttagtgtgtgtgtgtaaacatcaTGCCCCCTTACACACACTGCTTGTCACAGATAATGTGGCACTGACCCTTCTAACTTCTGTACGGACAGATGCTGAAAGAGAGGGATAACCCAGTGAAGGAGTGAAAgatggacagaaacacacacagagagagagagcagggagagacagagtgagaagtTTAAAAGCCAAGGCATTCCTGTTCTCCAAAAATATTCATCCGGTCTAAATGTTAGCTTGTGTTCGGAATTACATGGTGTCCTAAAGTTCATGGACAGATTTTCTAACAAATGAACTAGGCTCCTTTAAGGTGTCCCCGCTGtggccacagacattcagttgtgcacacacgGGTTGTTAAATCTCCACAGAAGCACAtggaataaaactgttttttaagAGGTTTAAAGGCCCACAACACAGGGCTGTGGAGCATTAGTACTCCATGTTTAGGAGTGATGGAGCATAACCATCCGACACCAGTACTCAACACTGCAGCAACCAAGTTAGATTATGAGTACATGACATGCACTggcaaataaacacatacacacacacacacacacacacacacacacacacacacacacacacgtctcagTGCTTGGGCTGCTCTCTCCTCACTTAATGGCTAATCAAGCCTCTAGTCCAACTggcaatgtgtgtttgtggaggtgTGTGCTTCCGTGTGTGTCCGTTGGCAGGGTTGTATGGAGTGTGTGCTCCAAAGCACAGCGGGCaagaagagagggaaagagttaGAGAACAAGAAACAAAAAGTGAAGTGCGTCAGAGATTCAATGTCAGCTTCAAGAGCATGggtgggagaaaaaaaaggagaggagAGACTGAGAGTCAGTGCCagtagagatagatagatagataaagagatagatagagagagagagagagagagagagagagagagaagactcGGTGAAAATTAGTTGTAGTGTGTCAAACTACATCAGTACCTagacagaggaaaagaaaagagaaagaagaacaaagctagagagacagaaaaaatagAGTCAATGTCATtggacaaagaaagagagagagagggggaagtaAGAGTGTGTCAGCTATAAtgacagaaagaaagatagatagatagatggacagagagagggatagtGAGGTAGAGTGTCAGAGacaaagaagaagagaaaaaaagagggagTTGGACAGAAAAATACatggaaaggaagagagagagagagtgagtgtgagagagaatgtgtcagAGACTCAATATCACTCGTGCTGTGACAGCAGCCACACTGAGCTTAGTCAAACTGAGCTGAATCCTTAAGTGAGAATGCTTTATTCACAGTCAGGCATAGGTGGCCCTGGCAggttataatgtgtgtgtgtgtgtgtgtctgggtatACATAACTAGAGCCAAAATTTTGGCCATGCATGGAACAGAGAAggcctgtatgtgtgtgtgtgtgtgtgtgtgtgtgtgtgtgtgtgtgtgtgcatttcaaAGGTGACCAAGGACAAACACATCTTCAGCGTTTTTTAGTTAAATGACCGTCCTTCCCCCTAAATCAATTGGCAGAAGTGATTTTCTAGACTCCTAAATCAGACGCAGCATTAGCTTTAATGAAGCGCCTGCTTTCACCTGTCCAACCTGTTTAGATTTTAGGAGAAAAGCCAGGAAGGACAAAGAGGCTAATACAGAAAGATGTGAGTTGGAAGTAGACAAGATCAAGTAAGCCTAAGCTTCCCAGTATTGGACCTCAAGGCTGCACcgcacctttattttttttttcttagagcAGTAAcggtactgaaatcaatggggtggtggtgatggtggtggggggtgttcCTACCCTCCCCCAGAATAGCAATGGCAGAGGTATTGTATTCTCcgtattacaggtcagtaaatCCTGTAATTCTGAGGTAGAATTATCACAAACCGTTCTTTTAACAAAGCACCCTGTTAGCGCCGCAGTTCACTACATGTCCAcgtgtgatgtgtgtggtggAGAGTGAGGCTCCCGGTGAGCAGAGTGGGGTCAGGTCTGTTCAATCATTTCAAACTGAAAACTAAAATGtctgttttacatttgtctccCCAGGTTGTTTTGGGATCTGATACGCCACAAGTTTAGTACTCATGGTTGGCATTGGGCACTGAGATGAGGCTCATATTCAGCTGCTTCAAATGTCCCAATCTATTGGTCTATACATTCCTCCGGAGATAACAGACACAGTGCTGCTCAAAACACTCCTTAAAATAGGTGTCATCAAACACGTACAGATGGGCTTAGATTATAAATCCAGGTTCTGCATGTGGTGTATGACCCTGTCGCTCTACACTGCTCACAAATAGTATGCATCCATCTGGTCCTTATATTACTCCTTCATTCCGGTGTCAATTTCTTAGCGAGAATATTTCCTGGAAAACAGCCATGGCTATAGTACCCTGCCTCCAATTTTAGAGAAGGATTGGGTTTCAAATGCAAGGTTTCAGTCagcgttttatttattttttttcttcccccaacTCAATCGAACAACAACGAAATGTGAAAAGACAGAATTTAAATCGCTGTTCCTTCAGGCaagaagcagccaatcagactCTCTTCAATTCCATAGCGAAACTGCTCTGAACCCACACGAACAGTGGAGCTCATCCTGACTGGGGCTTATTCGGATTCATTTCATTCTGTTTGGGTGTCTATTCACCTACTTATCCTTCCATCTGTTCATCCATCCAACCTGCCATCTCTCCATCCATTGATCCATGTGCCCCTCTATCCATCTGGTCTTCCTTCCATCTGTCTGTCCATTCATCCCTTCTCCCATCCTCCCTCTAAGAATTCATACATCCAACCGTTCTTTTTCAAAGATTGTTTCATCCatacatccattcatccatGAATGCCACAATCGTTCCATCTCTGCCTTTACCCTGTCTCTCTTTATGTGTGCCTCTGTACATTTAACCATGTTTTTCTGTCTAATCCTCTCTCCCTGCATCTATCCATGTATAAATCAATTCATCCATCCGTCCCTATGTCTATTAATCCGTTTCCATTCTTCCATTTCTTCATCTGAGCTGCTTTACACTTAACATAACTGCATTTATTACCGCTGTCCACTTATTCTGTCTATCCATCCTTCCTTATATCTGTCCATCTGTCTTCATCATTCATCCATCAGTCAGTTCCTTgctatttatccatccatccatccatctgccTCATCCATCTATCCACCCATCTAGGTACGTGACTGTTCACCCTTATTGCTTCTCCTCCATTTTGTATCTATGCACTTTGGCATCTATTCATCTGTTCATTTACCCATCCAACCGTCTATCCCTCCATCCACTTCTGTATCCTCCCCTCCATCCCTATATTGACATCAATTCCTTTATTCATCCTTCCATTCATCCACGTCAGTACTTGACTGTGTGACATCTGTCCAGGCATAGAGTCCTATATCCTGCCTTCCATCATTACATCACCCTGTTTATTCATCAGTTCAATGATTAGTACATTCATTCGCCCAGCCGTTACGtgtctgtccatccatccatccatccatccgtctTTTTTAAACCATCGTTGTGTACCTGTTCCAATAAAGAGCATGTTGTATGCTCTCTGGTCCAGGGCATTGACTCTGTCCACTGCCAGTCTGGTGAAGTTAATTCCCTTTGTGAGAAGCAGGGGGCGAGATTCTGCTCTCAGCTCCATTAGAGGGTGTTTCTTTGCAAAGTTCAGTGTAGCGTCCGGCAACTGCAGTGAGCTGTTATAGCCATTCTCCCGGTCAAAGTTCGTGATGCACTGCAGagcacaggagaaaaaaaatgttagtgagggagagagagcagtaaACAGGAGAAGGAGAGATTGGCTTTCCATTTAAACTGTGTCCTGAACTCTGTAATATAACACTGTGTAATCAGATCCTATCTAACtgtatcattttatatcagCGGATCTGTTTAGAACATTGCATCCTGGCTAACTGTACACTAAACTCTCCGACTCATTACTTCTCTCCGTCCAAATGAACAGTTGTTGTCCTCCCATTAAATGACCCATATGCTAGTTTTTTTCCCACTAAAGTCCACTTATAatgtttatatgtgtttataaataCAGTTGTAACATTCTCCAGCCTTTAGAAGTACACAGACATTTTTCTCACTGCCTCTTTAAAGCTGAACTGGTCTGGAAGTCTagttttcttatttattattaacttgtttaataaataaaggtgCAATGAGAGGGCCCTTTGCATTGATGCCAAAGGAGAACTTTCTGATTCCCTAAAGAGCCTTTCAGTGAGTGAAAGCTAAGCCCTTAGgcatctttattttattaatgtatttatgtacATGCAAACTCAGgagtaaatattatattttgaatctctgactgtgtttatgtttaatatCAAACCCTGTAAGGTGCACTAGGTTTTGtatgatatgggccctttaaagtCTGAACATCAGAGACTTATGCTCTTGGCTGTGTTTTTGGCTGAAAGTGCTGAGTCATGGTTTGGCTGAGCGCTCACCGCTCCGGGGCGAGGGCTGGGCACGGTGCCGGTGTATCTCCCCCATCTCTGAGACGACTCACGATACTCCTTATACGGACCCTCGAACACACTTTTCACTTCCGCTATCTGGTACTGACACACAGCGGACACGTCCACGTCCCCcctgagatggagagagaaggatagggacagagcga includes:
- the LOC136677444 gene encoding semaphorin-4C-like, which translates into the protein MGGAKVLLMILVIGLENGMCINWNPIPRKTVRYNEVIDSMARFHIPGVWNYTMLTLSEHERVLYVGARETLFALDPNDISRQLRPQIDWPAPVEKKRECAAKGKNNQTECFNYIRFLQSYNRTHLYTCGTYAFQPKCTYINSDHFTLNSAPLEDGKGKCPYDPAKGHTGLIVDKELYSATLNNFLGNEPVILRNLGQQHYSMKSEYLPAWLNEPNFVGSALVRESRNSREGDDDKIYFFFSERAVELDCDGDLTVARVARVCKGDLGGTRTLQKKWTTFQKARLVCSIPERHITFNNLRAVFTLPATDWRSTVFYGLFHAQWGDVDVSAVCQYQIAEVKSVFEGPYKEYRESSQRWGRYTGTVPSPRPGACITNFDRENGYNSSLQLPDATLNFAKKHPLMELRAESRPLLLTKGINFTRLAVDRVNALDQRAYNMLFIGTADGWLQRVVILMSEAHVIEEIQLFVSPQPVDSLTISHSKKYLYIGSRSEVLQLPLANCSRYQSQPDCLLSRDPYCAWDSEGRACVRIDLHRGSMSTLTQDLMLERFKSKAKFEKPVSIPSPEHSRLRNVTVVVGSDLVLPCQLVSNLAQPSWFLNDNELPLSPDEESGGPRFDQALSALVVPQAGAPQVGRYVCYSEERGVKFQTERYQVAVVASAPVFMEARVPDASMGLFWVLVITLGAACLMLLIMALYLRRRLKLALGKGAEMKPLESTLVYPITLPKEPPTLVPSKMANDEDRFWETGANYYCSDGSLKIVPGHAMCPTGTSSSPSAIPGQPLHSPSRLSLTNIRGSSSNGYVRLNLSVGGEERSGASGGISGASALGLSSRENEYTSTFKEELRRTLQQRSVLPDANPEESSV